tcatcGTATTCACATATACAAAGTGACAATACTAAAAAGCTTAAGCTCAAAGAAAGCTCTTTCGAAAGCCTTCTTACCATCTGATGGTCTGAGGTGTGTATTTAATCTGTACGGCTATTTAACAAAGACATGATCTATTCTACAATCCGACCGACAATCACCGGCTAAGTCCTTACCTACCTCCTATAGTATCCAAGTAATCTCTTGCGACATCATCCAGCTGCAAAACCTGTATAACAGGGACTGGCTTACGTCTGGATCTTTGAATCAGCCGCACCAGAAGTACCGTGGAGGTTATGAAGACGATTACCAGGAGAAGAGCACCTATTGATATTCCCACGTCTTTATCTAGAATGACAATAGAATAACTGCAGCAACAAAACTTTTCTTTAGCACAGACTtcggtatttttatatacgcaACAGGTGTTAGGTTAGTCTAATGAAACCAATTGTTAGGTCCTCCAAGTCAGATTCTGACTATATATAACGAACATATagattctattatattatattcgaaCTCTTTGCTTTATATAATACAGGGTGTCTCAAAAGGAAGTTCATATTTAGTtgatcgatttaaaaaaagtaagtcctatcaaaaaagtgtttattcattattaaagtacacatTTTGGGAATTCATTTCTTAAAAAGAATACCGTCTGTAGACCCTCGCGTTCGCGGCGCTCATTtaatcaaacaataaaattacttataacgGCTCGACAGGTGTGCTCAGTTATTGAACCCTTGGTCATTTGGaatttctgtttctgtttcatgattatttttaaaatgcatGTAGGTCTACGAGTATTCAGGTTTAAGGCATGCCAGTTTCCTGTTCGTTTTTCCTTCACCACAAGTTAAATGCCAAATCACCgttatattcaaaaattatttcgagGTCCTTGACAACGCCATCACACCAATGCAACCTCGGTTTACCGGGTTTTCTCTTGCCACTAGGTTGTTGAGTTCAGTAAGAACCTTGGGGTTGTGTCATTCGCCATTCGGTGCACATGTCCCAGCCACTTGAGCCTCTTGCACTTTATGAATTGGACGATGTTGGCGAGGTCTAGGACGTTATAAAGTTCTTGTAGCGAATACGTCAAACACCGTCAtcgcaaaagaaaaagaaaaaaaaatagctgaATTTCAGTGGTATGGCGGCCATTTGAAACCGTCCGAAAAGTATGGCATGGTGATTTTCGTAAATGGCTGCACGACGATGATTAACTGTGCAAAAATTTGCCTTGtacaaatagtttttttttagaatttttttttcacattcaATTCGGCCGGAGAAATATGGCATAATACCACCACCgcctattattatttgtttatggaTAATCGGAAAATTCTAGAATTCTGTCACAACCCTTTTGacgtaaataaagtttatatcattattatttgtgaAACAACAACTAGTAATAAATCCGGCGAGTTCGCCTAACGCCCACGCGATTGGGCCGCCGCGGCCGGTACCAGCGCTATGAccattattattctttttttcatTGCGTCTTATTACGCAATCCCCCTACAACTACCCCTGAAGAACCGCCATACTGGTGCAAAAGACCCAATATATTGTGTCACTATGTCACCCGGTATATTATACAATTCCATCAATATCACTTAATCAACATCATAACCTTCTTTTTTTGAAGTCTGTTAACGTGACATAATATTCGCTATATTTCAGTCACATGATCTTGAGAAcgagaattaattaaaaaagttttaatcaGTCATTTTGAAATAAGTCCTAAATTGTAATACGGGaagtttgtattttataatttattccttaatttccttaatttattaataattgaggtaaaatatatatttgtcggAGAATGCTCGGCCTATCAGGAAATTTTATGCTCGAGTCAATATACCCTTGATTATTGTTGTTGGTTTGGTTAATAATTGAGATTCCTTACTATTAagaatcataatttaatttaattccatttattttgttattatttaattgttttattatttagaatcaTTAGGTAGTTAGCAAAAAAACACACATGTCGTAAAATAAAGGGACAGTGAAGGGCGTTATGTCAACATTGCccctaaaataaaatagatttatatattttatacaagtgCAAAAGCACCGAGTCCCATAgaagatatatgtatatatatatatcacttACATTTCCACCACGGTGTTTCTGCGGCGTCTAGTAAATTTTCAGTCGGCCTCAAAAGGAGAGCTCTTGAGCATCCATATCTGTTGCAAGCTGATGCTGCAGCCTCGTCGCCCATCTTCAGGGTTCCGAGAGGACCTCTCACCAGCCACGGGACCCCGCCGCCTTGCGCGAGCGCTTGGCTTACTCCAAAACCCATAGAACCACGCTTCTCCAAGTACATTGAGGCATTGGATGTGGATATTCTCCAGACTGATACTTCATAGTAGGTTGCGTTTTCCactgaaaatgaaaatgttattctataattaaataagaaatattatttaataagcaTAACAGTTAATTGGTATTTCttagtttattaaagttcCTTATGactatttgttaaattaatcaataagtACCTGGTACACATCTCATTTGAAACTCCTCATACTCATAGGCAAGGTCACACTGCTGAGGTTGTGGTGGTCTTAGCTGTTCCAGCGAAAAGACCTTCTTACACGGCTTCTCCTGGGATGCCACGCCATTACCAGCTTCACAGCTGGCATCCAGCAGTCCTGAAAGGCTTCCTGTAAGCTGGCTTAAGGGAAGAATGGGCGAGCCTGTTGTAAGGTGCTGTGCATCCTCGCCAGATGTTTGAATGTGCCAGAAAAATGTATCCGGTTCTGGTAAACCTCGTACGCTGCATTTGAGAGTTTCTTTGACCAATGTGATCCCACTACTTGTGCATTCAGGAGGATCTGCGAATTCATAATTAGTCTTTGTCAGGTAAACTTTGTTGTCTTAAGCTCAATATTTACGtggtataaaacaaatttcttTACGCGGTCCGTAGGGTTAATCTCCAGTGGTATTTTTATCACCTCGTAAGATCTTTTAAACTACGTTCTGATATTTCTTGGCGAACTCGAGActacaatatacatacataggtACActcaaagtttatttattaatttcgtaatcctacagctaacaaacattataatatataactaactggcctggcgaacatcgtaccgcctaaaagtcgattcttaatttttttaaaatatttattctgctattcgggacaccggtctggctagtaagataaaaaaaataaagttgataatacaacaaatacattatgtcaaaaaataaaaatgtaccttcccggaacccctccactaacacttgaactttatgatatggtattaaagttcaaattgcttttaaatattattacgaatattttgtatgggaatatagaaaagtgttgtttttagactttttgactcaattttttttaatttttctctccgtaagaaccatcctcgtacttcaaggaatattataaaaaaagaatcagacaaatgtTATGttgtgacaacggaaaacgggtttctttttttatatatagacaaCAAACAAATAcctatactaaaaatatagccaatgATGGCATACATAAtgttacctacaaaaaggttaaaacatttataaaagggaaaaacaacaaaaaaatattcaatacatttaactagaataattcttaattatttagaaaggaaaattcttttttaaataatttgttcgCGGCTTCGGTAAGATAAGCAACGCCGTGTAGTGGTgtgtttgaatttaaaaataagctgCATGGAgcgagttatttaaaatgtttagagATATAGGGTAGATTaatagtgcttttattaatttattctgtagtgtttgtatgttagaaattttgtttttgcatgctgtactcaatatttcaattagatatatgaaatatggcttgactaaacaattataaattagacatagacataacatttattacaaacgaaaaaacacacataaacacacaatattaaataacaatatcagACAAAAGTTTGAAAATCTCGTAAAACCCGACTTACAACTCTTACCAGAAATGAAATCCAGAACCTTTCGGGCCGTCATCAGCCGTGTCAAGactattttgttaatttttgtgaaataaaagaaactttAAAACActtacaataaacaataatgcTAATCGCCTCAGCTCTGGTTTCACCAACACCGTTCGCGGCTGCACAAGAGTATTGTCCCGCATGCTTTCTCTCAGTCTCAACTATTGTCAGACTCTGGGCTTTGGTTTGGCTTCCCCATATACTATTtggttttatttctatattctgaaaatattagtaatatttgacgactcattggtctagtggttagtacccctgactgcgaatcccgggttcgattcccggctgagacgaacatcgatgtgatgagcatttggtgttgtgcttaggtcttgggtgtttaaatatgtatttatatgtctatctatctataatatgtatgtatatccgttgcctagtacccataacacaagcttcaccagcttagcatgggactaggtcaattggtgtgaattgtctttaaaaaaaaaaataataataatatcatggAAACTGGTAACTATTCTGAACAGGTCGTGCGTTCTAACTGCTTCTATGCAACATTGTGTGTCCGTCTTACTATCATTTTTCCTTCAATGGGAAATCTCACACGGGAAATGTTGCGCTGTCGGGTGTGCACAAGACGATAAGatcaaatgaaatgaaatgaaacctTTATTTGCTAAGATAGTGGTACAATTgtatagattatttataaaaatccgcacaatcagccatttataaataggcatgcaaatgtcatattaatttttataatgtcatataattataacattaacgtaatgtcataataataagttaagttatttaaaattggtgtcaaacttatggtctaaatacttgCCCACGCTATAAGAgcaccttgcctttaaaaatttaatcaccttcccgtTACATTCTCGGTATAAACGAGATTTAATGACAATTCTAAAGTTTTGGGAAATTAAGTGGTTTGTATTGTATGAGTGTGTTGATAGACAAATCACCAAAAGTACAAGGTTTtcttgtgaaaaaaaattcgcGCCTACAATCGAATTAACGAAGTTATTCCGACCGAGGTAAAACTTCTCGGCATTCGAGCCAGTTAGTAGTGGACTGGATCCTTCCTTTGGGTTGGAACAACAGCACAGCGCCTTTCTTTTGCCACAGTTCTAATCGGGCAGTCGTAACGTGATATAAGTATACTAAAATAGTACAAAACTTTGCTTTTAACTTTAGATAAGGGAATTCCATTCAACAATATTCGCATTTCCTTACGGAGTGGAatttccaaattcaaatgcaTTCAATCACCGTCAAAATTTTTAAGGACAAGAATTTAAATCTACTcactaaaatacttacattaaaATACCATGTATAATTGTCAACCGGTGGGTTCGCCTTGGTTTCGCACGTCAAATGCAAAGTGTCCAGTTCTGAAACCTCATTCAGTCTTCCGTCTCCATCTTTTATTACTTCTACTAATGGACTATCtgcaaaagttttaatttacgtTGTATTTTTAGTATTCTGATAACTGATGAATATAGTTGCTCCCTAcactttgaaatcaattttcctttagtttttatattttactagctgatccggcaaacgtcgttttgccatgtatatcatttataataaaaaaataggggttgatcgtagaggggtgaaagttaggggttgtatgtattgtttaatgctgtatcataaaaaaataaaaacagaaaaaatatctaaaaataaaaataaaatatttaggggtggactaccctgggggatgaaaaatagatgttatccgattctcagacatacccaatattcacacaaaatttcatgagaatcggtcgatccgtttcggaggagtttaaccacaaacaccgcgacacgagaattttacatatatattagatttattttttatcaaactcaaactcaaactcaaaatatctttattcaagtgggtaaccaagtacacttttgaatcgtcaagttaaattattaataatttacatttactaccagttcgcaagtcaagggcgtagagcgggtaagaagaactggcaagaaactttccgccactctttttaatcgccaagtattgtcatacaaattgtttgaactggagaaattcaatcccaaggattaggatcatttaagtagtcctcaaatttataaaaagctttgttgattaattttcgtttaacaagggctttgaatttatttagtgataattctctaattctctctctctctataTCTCTTTGtgtatgttatgtttgcctataagtgcttatcacattaaatattgtatttatttttcttatgtacCAATGTTTGAGTGTGCCGAGCCTTGAcaagattttgtaaataattaaaaaatattgactctAGTTGAATGTGCCTCTATTTAGCGATTGTATAAGAAATGCGCTCTGCTTTCGGATGCTGCCTAATCGACCACGTAAACGTAATGACTTGGAGTGATTAGGAAGTGAAATTCCCATACGTCAAAATTCCTTTCGCGTTTGACATAAGTACAG
The Pieris napi chromosome 1, ilPieNapi1.2, whole genome shotgun sequence DNA segment above includes these coding regions:
- the LOC125054285 gene encoding hemicentin-1-like isoform X2; this encodes MDRRMRVSSALLSFIATLSAIAAFVPGADGPVSRQDALEGGNTTLYCDSTPDTSDDELMLLVWYKDNAPIYSFDARTGTKWSSTSFNTSNRLQADIHQQPTSLVITDLRGDDQALYHCRVDFLLAPTRNVGVNLTVIVLPSQPFFLDELGNKVENKIGPYHEGDTLVLSCLVIGGRPPPRISWYSGEDLVDASDGVSDIPGVRENELYLPLTRDNTRSLSCRASNTHLTQPVISGLKIELYLPAFNVSIHWVRGTNGDALQAGKTAVARCIAHGSYPSPDIIWWLDHRHLSQHSNQSVINSSRTAVSYLELTPSVGDHGATLACIATNSAMAPDRNSKADVFVLNVTYSPLVEVIKDGDGRLNEVSELDTLHLTCETKANPPVDNYTWYFNNIEIKPNSIWGSQTKAQSLTIVETERKHAGQYSCAAANGVGETRAEAISIIVYYPPECTSSGITLVKETLKCSVRGLPEPDTFFWHIQTSGEDAQHLTTGSPILPLSQLTGSLSGLLDASCEAGNGVASQEKPCKKVFSLEQLRPPQPQQCDLAYEYEEFQMRCVPVENATYYEVSVWRISTSNASMYLEKRGSMGFGVSQALAQGGGVPWLVRGPLGTLKMGDEAAASACNRYGCSRALLLRPTENLLDAAETPWWKYKDVGISIGALLLVIVFITSTVLLVRLIQRSRRKPVPVIQVLQLDDVARDYLDTIGGRT